Genomic segment of Salvia hispanica cultivar TCC Black 2014 chromosome 2, UniMelb_Shisp_WGS_1.0, whole genome shotgun sequence:
ACAGACGAGATCCTTTGttccaaaataatattcaatctCCTACTCCAACTGTCGGCCTTCCAGAAATTACGAGCAAAATGTacggatatttttaaatacacaGCGGGAATCCTGTTGTTGGAAGAGGAGACCGAATAAGAATTTCGAACAGAGGATCTCCTCGTCTCAACCCCACACCAACAGACCTCCACACATTCATCTccttcacacacacacagccTATAGATGTTGATTATAATATTTGCATCAAAGTGGCCTCATCCATTGCATCAAGTCACAAGTATTTGTAAACAATTTAAGATATGCTTCAAAGGaattgagaataaataaacGTAGTGGAGCCGTAAGCTTAATGCATCTATACTAAAGAGCCGGCCACTATTTCTTCTAGAGCTATGGACCGTGGACTTCGACTACTTTGCATTCAAATTTTCGCGCTAGTAGGTCCACTTGTCTTACTGGTGGAAAGCATAACTTAAACACTTATTCAATcaaaaagcaaaacaaaaagaaagagaatCAAGCCATATTTAACACAGCAATTATTGATGGAGAATCATATTGTGCATACTGTAAGGCATAGACAAATTGAAAGCACATTCCTGCCTAGTCAAGTTGTCACTATAATCTATATTTAGCTAAGAAAAATCAAACCAGCTCCAGCTCCTAATCAACGCACGCGGATTCCAGATCTTCAGCAGTTACAGTTTGATGCAGCTGCAGGTTTACAAAGAGAATCCTTTGATCATGGAAGCCAgaaatatttaacaaaatatttgcCACGTTACACCTACTTCATCAAGAACTACATAATCAAACGCAAACTTACAGCATTGGCAGCGGTAAACCAATGAAAGGCGCGCAAGAATGCATCATCTTTTGAAGGGATTGCGTCATGATTCCAGATCGTGATATCTTCAAAAGTCGCAGCTGTCTCCCAGCACTGCGAATTCGTGCCATTATTCCCTTGATCATGACCTTTCTTTCCTAGGATGAAACCTAGAAAGAATAATAGAGTTATAGCACAATCGATTCAAGTTAATGTGATAAAATGTTTGGACGTTTACGATCAAATTTGATTATGGCGGAATCCTATTGGAACTTTTTGGCTGCACTACAGATTATATATCACTACAAATCAGATATTGTTCCAATGTGAAGTCAAAAAGAAGAATCAAAGcacaaaaaccaaaattagGCAATCATTGCTAAATATACTCAGATATAAATTACAGAGAACGCACAATTTATGCCCAATTATGCAGAATTTGTAGCGTAAAAATTAGGTCAACCATTTCTTCACAGAATCAcacctaataaaaaaatggcgGAAATCTGAGAATAAGAGAAGGCAATCACAGTTACCAGAATAGCCACGTGGAAGAGCAACAGTGGTTCC
This window contains:
- the LOC125208286 gene encoding uncharacterized protein LOC125208286, whose amino-acid sequence is MEVDGLKVEEAHFRGRKLHGTTVALPRGYSGFILGKKGHDQGNNGTNSQCWETAATFEDITIWNHDAIPSKDDAFLRAFHWFTAANALHQTVTAEDLESACVD